CGCCATAAATCAAAATACTTATTTCGCATAAAAGATATGCTTTGAAGGCATAGGCGGGGGAAGCTTCCCCCTCGCTCACCTTCGTTGGCTCAGGGACCAAGCCGGGGAACGCCCATAAGACATTGGTTACGGTGGTAATTTTTTCTCTGTAGATTCGCAAACATTACTGAAATCAGTCCTAAGTCACACTAGTCTTGTTGCACAAACGGACAGAAAAATGTATATTGGAAATGTAATAGGGGAAAGCTATGGTGTTCGCCGAAAACATATTACGGATATTCCGTGAAAACAAACTTCTTGCGAAGTATCGCCTGAAGGATGTCTTTGTTTTCGGTTCGTCTGTTCGAACAGCAACTCCCAACGACATCGACCTGCTAGTCCGTGATTTCCAGGACTACAATGACCTGCTGTCCTTGCGAAAGGAACTTTCCGAAAAAACTGGCAAGTCCGTGGATGTCGTCATAGAGAAGTTCGCAAACCCCATTATCCTGTATCGAGCAAGCAAGGAGTCCATCCGTGTCGAATGACCCCAAGAACGACCTTTTCCACTTATTGGGAATGCTCGAATCCCTGTTGAAAATTCAAAAATATACACGGGATATTCATTCCACTGAAGAACTTCTTGAGAAAGAAGATCAGATGGTATTCAATGCGTGTCTGACCTTGCTAGCAAACATAGGCGAATCCATCAACAAGCTCTCGGACGATGCCAAAGCGGGAATCGCAAGCGAAAACATTCAGGCAATTCGCGGTATGCGCAACAGGATTGTTCACGATTATGCAGGACTCGACTCGTTTGTTGTTTACAACACTATAAAGAACGATCTTGATCCGCTAAAGGAAACCTTTATCAAAATCATTCGGGAAGGTCTAGCAAACAAGTCCTTTGACGAAGGTGAATTTGAAGCAGCGAAAAGCGCCGGTTTTTACAAGTTCATTGATTTCAGTGTAATTTAAGAGCTGTCGTACCGACCTGGCCCTTGACTGGGGAACGCCCAGCTTTTTACTCCCTGTTCGCGAATGCCTTGATGCCGCCTTCCATGAGGGTTGCGGCGAGGTCAATCATTTGCCGGAACGGGATTTTGCGGCCGTCTTGCACCCACTGGCGGTAGAGCGCGAGCGTGGTGTTGTTGAATGCCCGTATGATATTCTGGATGCAGACTTGCTTGGTGTGGAGTCGCATCGTTTTGGAATGGGTGTGGGCCATGACCCGGCGCTGCATGGGTTCGCGCACGTAGTCCAGACGGCTGTCGCAGGTGATTTTCTTGAAGAACTCGTCCTGCGATTCCATGAACTCGAAAAAAGAGCGCACGATTTCTTTCTGGTTGTCGAGGTAGTTGTAGTCCTTCACGAGCTCAATATAGCGCTCCATGTAGCCCGCCTGGATTTCGCGGAGCACGTCGTCGGTGCTTTCGTAGTGCAGGTAGAACGTGTTGCGGTTGATCATGGCGCGGTCGGCGAGCGCCTTGACGGTAATCTTTTCGTAGGGCATTTCGCAGACCATCTGCTTGAACGCCGTGTAGATGGATTCCTTGGTGCGCCTGATGCGCAAGTCTTCTTTGTGGGCGGCTGGTTTCATGCCGTTAAATATACAAAATAATTTGCACTTTTTAAACATCTGTCGCTTATTTTGCACTAGCCCATAACTTGCCATTTGAATTCGGGTCAAAACAACCTATAATTCATGTGTAAACAACAAAAATGCGCAAACAAGGAGCACTTATGGACTGCAAAGAAGAAATCGTTGATTCCCGAATCCCGGACCCCGAGGCCTTTGAAATCGGCTCGAAGAACGCCAAGATCCTGTTCAAGCTGAACCACACCATGCCCATGACCGAGGAATACGGCAAGGTGGTCAAGGAACTGTTCGGCGACAATATCGGCGAAGGGACGATGCTCACGGCTCCGCTTCAGGGTGTGTGCTTTGAGCGCGTGAAAATCGGGAAGAACGTGTATATCGGCAGCAACTTGCTCCTGATGGCCCGCGGCGGCATCACCATCGAGGACGGTGCTTGGATTGCGGCCAATGTGCAGTTGCTTTCGAACAACCACGACCTTTACGATCGTGCGGTTTTGCAGTGCAAGCCCGTGCTTATCAAGGAAGACGCGTGGCTTGGTGCGGGTGTTTCCGTGTTGCCCGGCGTGTGCATCGGTAAGCATGCCGTGGTGGGCGCGGGTTCCGTGGTCACGAAGGACATTCCCGACTACGCCGTTGCCGTGGGCAGCCCGGCCAAGGTGGTGCGCATGCTCAATCCGGAAAAATTCGCATAACCGCGGCACTTGCCACAAGGAGAACCAAAATGAAAAAACTCGTTACACTTTTAACTGTCGCTGCGGCCCTTTTGTTTTCTGCTTGCGACTGCAACAAGGAGGCACAAATGAAAATGGAAGAACTTATGGAAAAGCAGGCGTTGAAGGAACTGGTGGACACCTTCTCGAATCTGGCCGACATGCGTGACACCAAGACCCAGAGCATGCTTTTTACCGAAGATGCCACCATGACTTCCATCGTGGGCGGAAAAGCCTCTACGCTCAAGGGGCGTGACGAAATCGAGAAAGCCTGCGCCAAGTTCCTCTCGTTGTTCGATACGGTTTACCATTCCAACGGCCAGCAGGTAGTGACCATCGACGGTGACCGCGCCAAGGGAGTGTCTTATTGCACCGTGATGCTCATCGGGAAAAACGCGGAGGGCGTGCGCACGCAAAATTTACAGGGCGTTCGTTATGAGGACGAATACCAAAAGATTGACGGCAAGTGGTATATCGCAAAACGCACTTCCCATTTTGAATGGTCCGATGTGCGCCCGGCGGGAAATTAATAAGGAGAACCAAAATGAACAAGACTGTTGCTATGATGCTTTCGACGGCGGTGCTCGCTGCTGCGGCGGGGACTGCCACCCCGAAGGTGAAACCAGTCACCATCCCGTTGAACGACGGGCGTGCCATTCCGCAGTTCGGGCTCGGCACTTACAATTCTTCGCTGGCCGAGGCGAAGGACGCCCTGGCGGTGGCGCTCAAGCTCGGCTACAGGCACGTGGATACGGCTCACGCCTACCGCAACGAGCGTGGCGTCGGCGCTGCCGTGAAGGAGTCGGGAATTCCCCGCGAAGAAATCTGGATTACCTCCAAGCTCTGGCCCACGGATTACGATCACGGCAATGCGGCTGAATCTATCGACAAGATGCTGGAGCGTCTGGGCGTGGACTACATCGACCTGGTTTACCTGCACCAGCCTGTGGGCGACTACATGGCGGGCTGGCGCGGCCTCGAAGAGGCGGTGAAGCAGGGCAAGATCAAGTCCATCGGGATTTCGAACTTCGACATGGACGAGCGTGCATTCGACGAAATCATCGCGAAGGCGAAAATCAGGCCCGCCATCGTGCAGATTGAACTGCACCCGTATGCGCAGCGCAAGGCCTTCCGCGAAAAGTGCAAAAAGCTCGGCATCGCGGTGGAAGGCTGGTTCCCGCTGGGCGGCACCGGCGGCAACGCGACCCTCTTTGGCGACAAGACCATCAAGGAACTGGCGGCAAAATACAAGAAGTCGCCCGCGCAGATTATCCTCCGCTGGCACGTGCAGGAAGGCTTTTCCACGATTCCCGGCGCCCGCAACCCGGATTACATCAAGGAAAACATCGAGGTCTATAACTTCAAGCTTTCCGAAGACGACATGAAAAGGATTCGCGGCCTCGACAAGGAAAAGCGCTTCTTTACCTCGACCCTTGCCGAAATCCAGCATTTCAAGGACTGGAACCCCGGCGACTAAGGGCCGTCATTGCCGCCGACCGTTTGTTCACTATGCGCTACACGCATAGTGGGCATAAAAATTACGCATTACGCGGCCGTCCTGAAATTATTTATATTAAAGGCAACCGGTTCAAAAGAATTTTTAACGAAAAAGGCGGATCCCATGAAAAAAATCACCTTGATTCTTTTATCACTTCTTCTAGGAGTCTCTATGGCAGCAGAAAAGAAAATCCTCGTCGTTTACTATTCCCGTGCCGATGAAAACTACACCGTCGGGAACATTTCCAAGGGCAATACCGAAATCATTGCCGAGATGATTGCGAAAAAGACAGGCGGCACGCTCTTGCATGTGGAGCCCGCGAAGGAATACCCCAGGGTCTACGACGACTGCATCAACGTGGCCAAGAAGGAACTTGCGCAGGACGCGCGACCGGCCATCAAGCCGGTGAACGTGAACCCCGAAGAATTCGACGAAATCTACGTCGGTTACCCGGTGTGGTGGGGCGAGATGCCTATGCCCATGTTCACCTTCTTCGAGAAGTATAACCTGAAGGGCAAGACGATCCACCCGTTCGTGACTCACGAAGGCAGCGGCCTTTCGGGTGTGCAGCGCCTCAAGAAGGTGACCGGCGCGAACGTGACTCCCGGCCTCGCCATCTACGGACACGTGGCCCAGAACGAACGCGACAAGGCCCAGAAAGAAGTCGACAAGTGGGTGAAGTAGGCTTGCACCTTACCGGCGGAACGTCATCAGAGAAATTTCTAGCAGAAGGTCACGGTGATTTCCGTGCCTACGCCTATGGCGGATTGTAACGAAATCTCTGCATGGTGCACTTCGGCGATATGCTTAACAATGGCAAGGCCCAATCCCGTGCCGCCTGTAGCCTTGGAGCGACTCTTGTCCACACGGTAAAACCGTTCAAAAATACGTGGCTGGTTTTCTTCGGGAATGCCAATCCCTGTATCCTTCACAGCAATGGATTTTTGTTGCACTAGAATACACACGGAACCGCCCGTTTCTGTATAGCGAATGGAATTGTCGACCAAGTTGTAAAGCATCTCGAATAGGAGCCGACGATTGCCGTAAACCTCTGCGTTTTTACACCCTTCCAACGCCACACGAACACCCTTCTTTTCGGCGTTGAAGGAGAGCTCGTCAATACAGTTTGAAGCCAGTGTCCACAAATTCACGGATTCGTCCAGTCCAATCACAGATTCTCCCGAGGAGTCAAGTTTGGAAAGGGTCATAATATCGTTGGCGATAGAAAGGAGACGGCCTGCTTCTTTGTGGATTTTTCCAGCAAAGCGTTTTACGTCTTCGGGTTTCGCCATACCATTTTCGATGAGTTCCGCATATCCAGAAATGGATGTCAATGGCGTTTTGAGTTCATGGGAGGCGTTAGCCGTAAACTCATCTCGCATCTTGGCCGTTTTCTTTTTTTCTTCAGAAAGTTGTTCAATGGTGAGTTGAAGTTCCCGATTCTGCTTACGGATAGTTTTGACTAGTGGTGCAATTTCTTTGTATATCCCTTCGTCATCCATAAGTTCTGGCTGTCCCAAGTTTTCAGCCAATTTCTGCACCGGTCGCACAAAAGCGCGGCTCAAGCCAAAAGCAATCAGAACAGCCACAACAACAATACCTGTCAACAGCGCTAATAGGTAAGGCATGGTCTTAGATACGGATTCGTGAAGACTCGCTTGACGACGACTTAAACGCAGAATTTTGCCGTCTGACAGTCGTTCTGCAAAATAGAACACTTGGGCATTCAAAGTCACTGAATAGCGGAGGTTTTCACCGATTCCTTTGGAATTTGCGTCCATGATTTCGGGACGACTCTTATGATTTTCCATTTTGCCTGCTTTCGCATCACTTTCGTAGAGGACCTTTCCGTCCCGGTCCACCAGAGTTACGCGCAAACGTTTGCTGGCAATGGAATCCAGATTTTTTCGGAAGTTCTCAGAAGGAATCTGTCCATAGAAATTTTTGATAAGGGAGGCTGTTTCCCTCAAATCTCGCTTCTGCTGTTCGGACATTTCATTTTCAAAAACGCGAGCCGTAAAATACACTGCAAAGAGAGCGGCGAGAACTCCGACATAAATCAAGCTGAAACGGAGACTGTTTTTCATTGAACTTTGTACCCCACGTTTCGCACGGTCTGTATGATAGAGCCTTGTACCCCTAACTTCTGCCGAAGCGTTTTTATGTGCATATCCACGGTGCGTGTATCCATATCAAAATCCACCCCCCAAATCTTTTCTAGAATCTGTTGCCTAGAGAAAACAGTTCCCGGTCGGGACATCAGGAGTTTCAAAAGTTCATATTCCTTAAAAGTGAGTTCTACAGCGATTCCGCCAACAGTTACCGAACGACGCTGGTCATCGAGTGTCACTCCTCCTAGAGCCAAGTTCAACACCTCCGCATTTTCGGATGAGCTTCGTTCAGAACGGCGTAGCACGGCTCGCACACGTGAAATGAATTCTAGAACGCCAAATGGTTTTGCTATGTAGTCGTCCGCTCCCAAGTCAAGTCCCTTCACTTTGTCAAGTTCAGTTCCTTTCGCCGTAAGCATGATGACGGGGATGTCCTTTGTGTTTTCTTGCACTCGCAAGCGTTTGAGAATGTTTAAACCATCTTCGCCAGGGAGCATAATATCCAAAATAAACAAGTCTGGCACCCTAGTCTTAACTTGTTCGTCCATAACTTTACCGCATTCGAAAGCCATCACGTCAAAACCGCTGCTTTTTAAAGCATAAGTTTCCATTTCCCGAACTTCGATATCGTCTTCCACAATATAAATCATAGGACCACACACAAATTATTGTTTTACAGTTAGGAATTTCCTGCTGGCTTTGGCTACAGAACTGATCGCATCCAACAATGCCCAGGACTCATAAAGAATAGTTAAATAAAGGATCTCCGCGCGGATGTTTTCGGAAACCCCCTTCATCATTTCCGCTTTACGCTCGTCAAATATCCTCGCCCCTTCTTCCCGCAATTGTTCGCGGACCTCGCTATAGTTCCTGAAATCCATGGTTTCTATCATCGAGGCCGTCTTTTCAATCCGTATCTTCACGCGGGATGCCGTACGCAAAAGCTCTTTTCTTTTTTCGTAGTCCAAGGGACTGAAAGCGTTATCCACGTGGTTCTTGCATGGCGAAGAAATCTGTTCCAGACTAAACAATGCATCTCCCATAAAATCATTTGCCTGGTACAAAAAGAAATTCTTTACCACCATATCCTCCTGGGCAAGTCTTTCCGTACATAAGGTTCCATGGCGACGGTTCCTCTGAATATGTTTTTTTAGAATTTTAATTTGTTTGTTCACGGAGCGTAGTTTTCCCAAGTTTTCTCGCAAAAGTCCCACAATTATCTTTTCGTAGCAGTCAGCGCACCAACGGAGTATTTCGCTCCACTCACCACGACTGTATTCCTGTATAAGGGGGTATACCTTTGTCTCGGGGGGAGCCGTCAGGATGTTATCAAACAATTCCTCCGCCTTACCCTTCTTGTTTTCTCGGTATTTCAGGTTCGAACGAATCAATACGAAAATGACCACGGCAAAAAGACTGAATATGGCAGGGAAACCGCCAAAGTAAAGCACAGTCGCCACAGCAGAAGCACTGGCAAATGCGGCGAAGGCCGTAAGGAACCATCCGCCAATTACCGAGAGTACCCCTGTAATGCGGTATACGGCCGTTTCACGGTTCCATGCCTTGTCGGCAAGACTAGTGCCCATAGCCACCATGAATGTCACGTAGGTCGTAGAAAGGGGGAGTTTCAGGGACGTGCCCAATGCAATGAGGGAGCTTGCAAGCATTAGGTTTACGCAAGCCCGCAATAAATCAAAGGCGGCGCCATCCTCTTCCAGAATCATTTCCTTGGTATTAAAGCGGGTGTTAATTTTATCCGAAATTTTCCTTGGAATAAATTCTGTTACAAATTTTACGACACCATTAGAACTGCGAACTAAGGCGCGAGCGACCGAATTTGTACCAAAGATTTCTTCAGAAGAATTTTGGGCCGCGAGGGATACGGAAGTCTTCACCACATTCCGGGCCTTCTTGGAAAACACAAGGGAAAATACCATGGTAAGCCCAGCAGCCATCAGCAAGTACCACTGTCCTGGTTCCGACTCCAGCAAGAAGGACATATTGAAATCCTGAGGGTTGCCCCCAGCAGCCATCAAGTGCTGCACCGAAGAAAGACTGGTGAGGGGCACACCCACAAAATTTACAAGGTCGTTTCCGGCAAAGGCTAGGGCCAGAGAAAAAGTCCCAAAAGCAATGATTACCTTGAGCACGTTTACTTTTACTGCATGGAGCAGGTGACAAAGGATGAAAAACGCGACGAACATGCCTGCCACAAGAACGGTCTCATTTTCCGCGAGAAACGCCTTGTAGCCCGGCCCCACGAAACTCATATTTTTGAGGCCCTTGATAAGGATAAAATAAAATATGGACGTCAGGGAAACGCTTCCAAAAACACCAATAAAGTATCGAATATACTTCTTGTAGCCAAAGGAGAAAACCAGGCGCGTCACATACTGCACCGCAAGGCCAACTACAAAAGCGATGGCCACCGAAAGGAAAATGCCCAAAATCACCGTCAGAGCCTTAGAGGTGTTGATGAGGTTTCCCAGTTCCAGGGTATCGTCAGAAAGAATCTTGATACTGGCGATAGCCACAGAGGCGCCCAAAAGTTCAAAGACCATTGATACCGTAGTTGATGTCGGCATACCGTAGGAATTGAATATGTCAAGGAGGATCACATCGGTAAACATCACCGCCGCATATACGCACATAAGTTCTGCAAAGGTGTAATACTGGGGCATATAAATACCATGCCGTGCGATATCCATCATGCCACTACTGAATGTGGCGCCACAAAAGACTCCTGCTGCAGCAAAAAACATCAGTGTTTTGTATTTAAAGGCCTTGCTCCCGACAGCAGAACTCAAGAAATTCACGGCATCGTTACTGACACCCACGAACAAGTCCATCAAGGCGAGCAGAAGCAGCATTGCCACAAGGATGATATAAAACGTAGTCATAAAATCTCCTAGGCGACAAACTAAAAAGCCTTGCGACAATACGCAAGGCGATGGAATGAAGTTTTCCAAAGGTTTTATTAGGACTTTACAAAGGCTTTACGCCGCTTTACACAGATTTTACTTTTGGCGGTGTAGTAAGTTATAAAGGCTGAAAAAGAAGTCGACAAGTGGGTGAAGTAGGCTACCCTTCGCAACATAGTCTCTTGCCGAGTTCGTAGGCTTTTTCCAGATCCTTGGGGAATTGCGTTTCCCGTATTTGCGCCTTGTGGGTCTCGTCAATTTGCGCCGCATCGTATTTGGCGTAGTCGTGGAACTGGTAGGTGTCGAAGGAGTAAAGGATTTCGGTCGGGCCGAATATTCCAAGGTTCTTTGCGCCTGCATCCATCAAGATGTCGTAGGCGTTCTCCCTGTAGATTGACATGTCGGGGCAGTTCATGGTGAAAATGGATGCCGAGCGTTTGGGCTTGTTCACCACGGGTTGCATAAAGTTCGAATAGTTTACGGCCGGGAAGACGAGCCTTTCCGTAAAGGCGCGCAGTCCGGCGGTGGGGTACCCGCAATAGACCGGCGAACCGCAAACCAAGATGTCGGCTTCTACGGCCCTTTCGAGAATGGGCTGCAAGCCGTCCTTGAAAGAACATACGCCCTTCCGGCCGCCCTTGACCTTGCAGGCGAAGCAGCTCATGCAGCCTTTGTAAACCAGGTCGCGGTCGTATAGGTTTACCATTTCCACCTCGGCACCTGCGTCTTTCGCACCTTCCATGGCGCGGTTCAGGAGTTTGGCCGTGTTGCCGTTCTTTCGGGGGCTCCCGTTGATAAACATTGCCTTGGTCATATTACAGAGTCCT
The genomic region above belongs to Fibrobacter sp. and contains:
- a CDS encoding nucleotidyltransferase domain-containing protein, whose protein sequence is MVFAENILRIFRENKLLAKYRLKDVFVFGSSVRTATPNDIDLLVRDFQDYNDLLSLRKELSEKTGKSVDVVIEKFANPIILYRASKESIRVE
- a CDS encoding DUF86 domain-containing protein; the encoded protein is MSNDPKNDLFHLLGMLESLLKIQKYTRDIHSTEELLEKEDQMVFNACLTLLANIGESINKLSDDAKAGIASENIQAIRGMRNRIVHDYAGLDSFVVYNTIKNDLDPLKETFIKIIREGLANKSFDEGEFEAAKSAGFYKFIDFSVI
- a CDS encoding TetR family transcriptional regulator, encoding MKPAAHKEDLRIRRTKESIYTAFKQMVCEMPYEKITVKALADRAMINRNTFYLHYESTDDVLREIQAGYMERYIELVKDYNYLDNQKEIVRSFFEFMESQDEFFKKITCDSRLDYVREPMQRRVMAHTHSKTMRLHTKQVCIQNIIRAFNNTTLALYRQWVQDGRKIPFRQMIDLAATLMEGGIKAFANRE
- a CDS encoding acyltransferase, with product MARGGITIEDGAWIAANVQLLSNNHDLYDRAVLQCKPVLIKEDAWLGAGVSVLPGVCIGKHAVVGAGSVVTKDIPDYAVAVGSPAKVVRMLNPEKFA
- a CDS encoding nuclear transport factor 2 family protein produces the protein MKKLVTLLTVAAALLFSACDCNKEAQMKMEELMEKQALKELVDTFSNLADMRDTKTQSMLFTEDATMTSIVGGKASTLKGRDEIEKACAKFLSLFDTVYHSNGQQVVTIDGDRAKGVSYCTVMLIGKNAEGVRTQNLQGVRYEDEYQKIDGKWYIAKRTSHFEWSDVRPAGN
- a CDS encoding aldo/keto reductase — its product is MNKTVAMMLSTAVLAAAAGTATPKVKPVTIPLNDGRAIPQFGLGTYNSSLAEAKDALAVALKLGYRHVDTAHAYRNERGVGAAVKESGIPREEIWITSKLWPTDYDHGNAAESIDKMLERLGVDYIDLVYLHQPVGDYMAGWRGLEEAVKQGKIKSIGISNFDMDERAFDEIIAKAKIRPAIVQIELHPYAQRKAFREKCKKLGIAVEGWFPLGGTGGNATLFGDKTIKELAAKYKKSPAQIILRWHVQEGFSTIPGARNPDYIKENIEVYNFKLSEDDMKRIRGLDKEKRFFTSTLAEIQHFKDWNPGD
- a CDS encoding flavodoxin translates to MAAEKKILVVYYSRADENYTVGNISKGNTEIIAEMIAKKTGGTLLHVEPAKEYPRVYDDCINVAKKELAQDARPAIKPVNVNPEEFDEIYVGYPVWWGEMPMPMFTFFEKYNLKGKTIHPFVTHEGSGLSGVQRLKKVTGANVTPGLAIYGHVAQNERDKAQKEVDKWVK
- a CDS encoding histidine kinase, coding for MKNSLRFSLIYVGVLAALFAVYFTARVFENEMSEQQKRDLRETASLIKNFYGQIPSENFRKNLDSIASKRLRVTLVDRDGKVLYESDAKAGKMENHKSRPEIMDANSKGIGENLRYSVTLNAQVFYFAERLSDGKILRLSRRQASLHESVSKTMPYLLALLTGIVVVAVLIAFGLSRAFVRPVQKLAENLGQPELMDDEGIYKEIAPLVKTIRKQNRELQLTIEQLSEEKKKTAKMRDEFTANASHELKTPLTSISGYAELIENGMAKPEDVKRFAGKIHKEAGRLLSIANDIMTLSKLDSSGESVIGLDESVNLWTLASNCIDELSFNAEKKGVRVALEGCKNAEVYGNRRLLFEMLYNLVDNSIRYTETGGSVCILVQQKSIAVKDTGIGIPEENQPRIFERFYRVDKSRSKATGGTGLGLAIVKHIAEVHHAEISLQSAIGVGTEITVTFC
- a CDS encoding response regulator transcription factor; translated protein: MIYIVEDDIEVREMETYALKSSGFDVMAFECGKVMDEQVKTRVPDLFILDIMLPGEDGLNILKRLRVQENTKDIPVIMLTAKGTELDKVKGLDLGADDYIAKPFGVLEFISRVRAVLRRSERSSSENAEVLNLALGGVTLDDQRRSVTVGGIAVELTFKEYELLKLLMSRPGTVFSRQQILEKIWGVDFDMDTRTVDMHIKTLRQKLGVQGSIIQTVRNVGYKVQ
- a CDS encoding inorganic phosphate transporter, with product MTTFYIILVAMLLLLALMDLFVGVSNDAVNFLSSAVGSKAFKYKTLMFFAAAGVFCGATFSSGMMDIARHGIYMPQYYTFAELMCVYAAVMFTDVILLDIFNSYGMPTSTTVSMVFELLGASVAIASIKILSDDTLELGNLINTSKALTVILGIFLSVAIAFVVGLAVQYVTRLVFSFGYKKYIRYFIGVFGSVSLTSIFYFILIKGLKNMSFVGPGYKAFLAENETVLVAGMFVAFFILCHLLHAVKVNVLKVIIAFGTFSLALAFAGNDLVNFVGVPLTSLSSVQHLMAAGGNPQDFNMSFLLESEPGQWYLLMAAGLTMVFSLVFSKKARNVVKTSVSLAAQNSSEEIFGTNSVARALVRSSNGVVKFVTEFIPRKISDKINTRFNTKEMILEEDGAAFDLLRACVNLMLASSLIALGTSLKLPLSTTYVTFMVAMGTSLADKAWNRETAVYRITGVLSVIGGWFLTAFAAFASASAVATVLYFGGFPAIFSLFAVVIFVLIRSNLKYRENKKGKAEELFDNILTAPPETKVYPLIQEYSRGEWSEILRWCADCYEKIIVGLLRENLGKLRSVNKQIKILKKHIQRNRRHGTLCTERLAQEDMVVKNFFLYQANDFMGDALFSLEQISSPCKNHVDNAFSPLDYEKRKELLRTASRVKIRIEKTASMIETMDFRNYSEVREQLREEGARIFDERKAEMMKGVSENIRAEILYLTILYESWALLDAISSVAKASRKFLTVKQ
- a CDS encoding flavodoxin family protein; amino-acid sequence: MTKAMFINGSPRKNGNTAKLLNRAMEGAKDAGAEVEMVNLYDRDLVYKGCMSCFACKVKGGRKGVCSFKDGLQPILERAVEADILVCGSPVYCGYPTAGLRAFTERLVFPAVNYSNFMQPVVNKPKRSASIFTMNCPDMSIYRENAYDILMDAGAKNLGIFGPTEILYSFDTYQFHDYAKYDAAQIDETHKAQIRETQFPKDLEKAYELGKRLCCEG